One genomic window of Ziziphus jujuba cultivar Dongzao chromosome 4, ASM3175591v1 includes the following:
- the LOC107415719 gene encoding protein LEAD-SENSITIVE 1-like isoform X4, whose translation MMSELRNKICKVLLKEIRKENLQPGDHIYTWTRANTKEHGIYLDDENVIHFSQGRRGARSDDHHSTCPKCRDRDQSNFHGVVCSCIDCFRSGGDHLYLFEYGVNPALILAKFGGGTTLALADPPEVVQNRASSFLLNNSNDSSSYYRFINNGKDFAMYCKTGLLVMDNINFSRSWQAAAFFLAVSVTFFLFLQQSTAATFTDAAATCFGLYCIHKFGSDIGARPNVIKVDQVETLPDFDKKLSSAASGFRPIQSLIDLFILLLMTLFNIQLLSRVRMWSEPLQLLSETPRVVWILACIILFYLAILKKVVLVLDQDQNHGH comes from the exons TGAGTGAACTGCGGAACAAGATCTGTAAGGTGCTTCTCAAGGAAATCAGGAAGGAAAACCTGCAGCCTGGAGATCACATCTACACATGGACACGAGCCAATACAAAAGAACATG GAATATATTTGGATGATGAAAACGTGATCCACTTCTCTCAAGGTCGACGAGGAGCAAGGTCAGACGATCATCATAGTACATGTCCAAAATGCAGAGACCGTGATCAATCAAATTTTCATGGTGTGGTCTGTTCCTGCATAGATTGTTTCCGTTCTGGTGGAGATCATCTCTATCTCTTTGAATATGGTGTTAATCCAGCTCTCATCCTAGCCAAATTCGGAGGAGGTACAACTCTTGCGCTTGCTGATCCACCTGAAGTTGTGCAGAACCGTGCATCTAGTTTCCTACTAAATAATAGCAATGACTCCAGCAGCTACTACCGTTTCATAAATAATGGTAAAGACTTTGCAATGTATTGCAAAACGGGCTTGCTAGTGATGGATAACATAAATTTCAGCAGAAGTTGGCAAGCTGCAGCATTTTTCTTGGCTGTTAGtgtcactttctttctttttctgcaGCAAAGCACAGCTGCAACTTTTACTGATGCGGCAGCTACATGTTTCGGCTTATACTGTATTCATAAATTTGGTTCTGATATTGGAGCCCGTCCTAATGTTATTAAAGTGGATCAAGTAGAGACATTGCCTGATTTTGATAAGAAATTGTCTTCTGCTGCGTCAGGCTTCAGACCTATTCAATCCTTAATTGACCTGTTCATACTTTTGCTGATGACTCTTTTCAATATTCAGCTGCTATCAAGAGTACGAATGTGGTCTGAGCCTCTTCAACTGCTGTCTGAGACTCCTCGAGTGGTCTGGATTCTAGCATGTATCATACTTTTCTACCTAGCAATATTAAAAAAG